In the genome of Mytilus edulis chromosome 3, xbMytEdul2.2, whole genome shotgun sequence, one region contains:
- the LOC139516527 gene encoding shootin-1-like, with translation MMATNDCANCRELKEIKAIARQVLKKYDELLEKYKQNEQQYDEVVKTLKEREAMLDDMKGLIEPAVSEHERLMVKYDIEVNCRNEAENIARKVTSQNITLKRQSQALLCHLEKIDITQIPEEILEEPEEEEETAGYKEYTDKLNNTIKDLEEKVSFYVTSLTTATEELSTERENNFRLQQKNEHLKQSLNQTENTLTQYQNAMTELSTMSESAYEEYEHLKSKYEIEAQQRTEAENKMQKIKAQNEAMKTQSTILMSKVANDQHLILALCKIEELEEDKTNLEKDVGDLKEQMSNETNEEALTQLEEEKDKLSIEIEDLTKKVSNYEQLYSNLERQYKELEKKLEEALSPPIPPPPPLPPPPSTSTSKGFLARIRGNKKKKPAPGQQAGVDEKGYGKALEEMMKRINSGKPILKENSRIIKEKPESKDGENPGAMLELHSVLNRFKNTQRKSGTLSSRPVNSIEPESELAKAFVLKKSKTKCGPQSSNPVNSVEPQSELAKAFRRVKWEDSQTNE, from the coding sequence ATGATGGCTACAAATGACTGTGCTAATTGTCGGGAGTTAAAAGAGATTAAAGCTATTGCAAGACAGGTATTGAAAAAGTACGATGAACTGCTGGAAAAGTATAAGCAAAACGAACAGCAGTACGATGAAGTTGTCAAAACACTCAAAGAAAGGGAGGCCATGTTGGATGACATGAAAGGTCTGATCGAACCTGCCGTTTCTGAACATGAACGACTGATGGTAAAATATGACATTGAAGTAAACTGCAGAAATGAGGCTGAAAATATTGCCCGAAAAGTGACCTCACAAAACATTACGTTAAAACGTCAATCGCAGGCTTTACTTTGCCATTTGGAAAAGATTGATATAACACAAATACCAGAAGAAATTCTCGAGGAACCAGAAGAGGAAGAGGAGACCGCAGGGTACAAGGAATATACAGACAAGCTTAACAACACAATCAAAGATCTAGAAGAAAAAGTTTCTTTCTATGTCACCTCTCTCACTACAGCTACAGAGGAGTTGTCTACAGAACGTGAAAACAACTTTCGACTTCAACagaaaaatgaacatttaaaacaaaGCCTCAATCAAACTGAGAACACTTTAACGCAGTACCAAAATGCTATGACGGAGTTATCTACAATGTCAGAGTCAGCGTATGAAGAATATGAACATTTGAAAAGCAAGTATGAGATCGAAGCTCAACAGAGGACTGAAGCAGAGAATAAAATGCAAAAGATCAAAGCACAAAATGAAGCAATGAAAACACAGAGtacaattttaatgtcaaaagtTGCTAATGACCAACATCTGATTCTTGCTCTTTGTAAAATTGAGGAGTTGGAGGAGGACAAAACCAATTTAGAAAAGGATGTGGGCGATTTAAAAGAACAGATGTCTAATGAAACAAATGAAGAAGCTCTGACACAACTTGAGGAGGAAAAGGATAAACTGTCTATCGAGATTGAGGATTTGACAAAGAAAGTGTCAAACTATGAACAACTTTATTCTAACCTAGAAAGACAGTATAAAGAGCTGGAAAAGAAACTCGAAGAGGCGTTAAGTCCACCAATACCGCCACCGCCACCTCTGCCACCACCGCCATCGACTTCGACGTCAAAGGGATTCTTAGCAAGAATAAGGGGAAACAAAAAGAAGAAACCGGCACCTGGTCAGCAAGCAGGTGTAGATGAAAAGGGGTACGGCAAAGCACTGGAAGAAATGATGAAGAGGATCAACTCTGGAAAGCCAATACTGAAGGAAAATTCGCGCATAATTAAAGAAAAGCCAGAATCAAAAGACGGTGAAAACCCCGGTGCCATGCTAGAGCTACACAGTGTACTCAATCGGTTTAAAAATACGCAAAGAAAAAGTGGAACTTTGTCGTCACGTCCTGTAAATAGTATAGAACCGGAATCAGAACTTGCCAAAGCATTTGTTCTgaagaaatcaaaaacaaaatgtggACCTCAGTCGTCAAACCCTGTAAATAGCGTTGAACCTCAATCTGAACTTGCCAAAGCGTTTCGACGAGTTAAATGGGAAGACAGTCAGACGAATGAATAA